In the genome of Luteitalea pratensis, the window AATCGCATCACGGATGTGCGTGACACCACGCGAAGGGCCCGGATGCGCGCGAGGTTGCCGATGAGTGCCTCGGTCATGCCGTCGGCGAAGTAATCCTGAGCCGAGTCACCCGAGAGATTCGAGAGAGGCAGCACGGCCAGCGACGTGATGGCGGGCAGGTTGGTGTCGGCCCGAGACACGTGCATCCGGTAGAGGCCGCCGCCCAGCACCAGGACGATCATCGCGCCAACGAGCAGCCAGCGGCCGGCCCCCGTGCGCTCCCTTGCCGCGACGTCGGGAGCGGGGAGCGTGTTCGCGTCGTGTGGCACGCCCGCTCCGTCGGGCCGCGACGGCAGTTCGGGCGGGACACCCCGCGCCACCTCCCGCACCTTCGCGACGAACCGGTACCCGCGGGCTGGAATCGTGACGATGTACTGGTGGTCGTCCGGCCTTTCGCCGAGCGCCTTCCGCAGCAGCGAGACGTTCCTGGCAAGCCCACCTTCTTCCACGTTCGTGTCACCCCAGACCTGCGTCAGCAGCTCGTCCTTCGTGAGCACGTGGTCTCGGTTGTCGAGGAGGGCGAGCAGCGTCTCGAAGACCTTCGGCGGGAGCGGCAGCGGATGACCGTCGCGCCAGAGGAGTCGCTTGTCGACATCGACGAAAAACGGCCCGAACTCGTACGAGTGGCACTGTCTCTCGCTCATCGTGGGCCGCCGGAACAATTCCGAAGAAAAACGAAGCGCCCGCCGAAGGACCTGGAACAGCCGGCGCGGGTACGGTCACTGCGGCGAGCGGTTCGTGGGCGGATTGTATCGCCGCACGATCCGGCCTGCCGCGCGGAAGTCTGACGGCCGCCTCGTCAGGCCCGCCCGCACACCGGAAAGGGAGAGCACGATGCCACATCACACCTGTTCCACGATTGGGGCCGTCCTGATCGGCGTCCTTGCATGCACGCCCGTTGCGACTGCCGACCGGCCCGCTGATTCTCTCGTCGCCAACCAGGCGCTCGAGTGGAACCAGATCTTCATCGACACGCTCATTGCCACCAACACGGCCAACGCGTTTAGCCAGCGCCTCGGAGCGATCGTCCATTCCGCGATGTTCGATGCGTACAACGGCATCGAACGTCGCTATACACGGATTCACGAGGAGCGCACAGCGCCGCGTGGCGCGTCGCGCCGGGCAGCCGTCGTCGCCGCCGCCTACACGACGCTGGCACAGCTGTTCCCGACCCGACAGGCCGACCTGGAACTCATCTACTCTGCGTCGCTGGCGGCGCTCAGCGACGATGACGGGAATGGTGGTCGCTCGCGCGAGCTCGGAGTCGCGTGGGGCATGGAAGTGGCGCTGGGGATATTGGCCTGGCGCTCGACCGATGGGTTTGGAGAACCGTATCCGTCGTTCAGCGGTGGGACCACGGTCGGGCAGTGGCGACCGACACCTCCCGCATTCGGGCCGATGAGTGCGCAGGGGCTTGCGTTCACCGCCGCGTTCGTCCTGCCGAGCCTCGCGCAATTCGATCCAGGACCGCCGCGCGGACTGACCAGTGCGACCTACGGTGAGGACTTCGATGCCGTGAAGGCACTCGGTCGCAGGATCGGTTCAACGCGTACTGCGGACCAGACGGCCCTGGCCGTGTTCTGGGAGGGCAATGCCAGCGTGCATTGGAATCAGGCCGCGAACCAGATCGCGCGCGCGAACGACCTCTCGCTGTCCGAGAGCGTCCGATTGCTCGCAGTGCTCAATGTCGCGATGGCGGACACGGCATTTGCGACCTGGCGTGCAAAGCGGCACTACGGCGCCGACGCGTCCGAGGTGACCTGGCGACCGGTCACGGCGATACCCCTTGCCGACAGCGACGGCAATCCGGCGACGTCTGCTGATGCGGACTGGCTGCCATTGGTCAATACGCCCTCGCACCCCGAGTTCCCGGCAGGACATCCGAGCCAGAATGGCGCGGCAGCGACCGTCCTCCTGAGCTACTTCGATGACGCGCAGACATTCACCCTGACCACGAGTACGCAGCCGAGTCGAACCTACACCAGCATTTCGAAGGCTCGGGCCGATGGTAATGACGCCCGCGTCTGGGGCGGCATGCACTATCCGAGCACGGTGAGGGCCAGTGACGGCAACGGCGAGGCGATCGCGCGCTACGTGAACGAGTACGCGATGCAGAGTGTCCACGGCTCGCACTGAGCTGCGCGCCGGCGTCGTTGGCATCAGCAGGTCCACGACGGGGCGTGCTGATGCCGCGTCTTGCTCTGCCGGGCAGGCCGACGCCGCAAGCCGCGCAGTGCGTCGCAGGTTCCTCTGGCTTACTTGTGACTCACGCGAAACGCGAAGTCGTAGCGGAAGCCGATGGTGAACACGCTGTCGCCCGACGCTCCCGTCGGGGAGACGCTGTCGAGATCGATCTTGCTCTCGGTGTAGATCTTCGCGGTCCTGGCCACGAACCACTCGGCCCCGAGAATGGCGTATTTCGTGTTGAAGTCGGGATCGAGCAGCGTATCTCTCACCTTGGGGTCCTGGTACGTGAAGCCGCCAATCAGGCCGAGGCGCTTGATCCTTCCCTGAAGGAACAACTCGACGCCGTCGGCATCGAACGCGACAGGCGTGACGATGTCCTCGAACGGCACCTGCACCATGTCGCCATTGTCCTGGTGCGAGTAGACCAGACCCATCTGGAACGCTCGCCAGTCGATGCGCGTGCCTAGCGCTGCATACTCGCCATCGCCACGCAGGCCTTGCACGAGGTTACGCGTGTTCTGAGACCAGTTGGTGTGCGTGTAGGCGCCGCCGAACTTCACGCCGGGCAGGACGGTGAGCTGCACTGAGCCGCCGGCCCCGTCTGACTCCTTACCGCCACGGAACTGCCCCTGGACCCCGACGTCGAGGATCTTGAACAGGGTGTTGCGGTAGTTCACGACCCGGTCTGCGCGACCCGTTCCGGTGGCGCCGCCATCGGTACCCGCCACGTAGGTTGACGTGCCTTGGCCGCCGAAGACGTTGAACCGGTCGGTCGTATAGCTGGTGATGTCGTAGTGGACCGAGCCCTGCTTGCCGATGGCCACCCGGCCGACGGGTCCGAAATCGACACCGATGAACCCGAGGCGTGCGATGAACACCGGGCTGGTGTCGGTCTCGACGACGCCGAAGTCTCCGTTTCCTGATGCCGACAAGTTGAACTGCGTGTCGCTCTGCACCAGATTCACGCCCCACTCGGTGCCGGCAAACATCTTCACGCTGCCGCGTGTCCGGAAGTTGATCCCGACGCGGGTGGCGTTGTCCTGCACTTCGGCGGTGTCGTCGTATGCAGCCAGGTGGGTACGCAGCTGGCCATAGGGCTCGAAGGTGCCCACGAACTCATCGCCGCCGGTCGCCTCGGCGGTGGCACCAAGGGCGAATTCGCCGCCGCAGGACTCGGTGACCCAGATGCCCGCGGTGTCATAGCCCCAGGTCTTCCCCAGCAGGCAGGTGC includes:
- a CDS encoding vanadium-dependent haloperoxidase; translation: MPHHTCSTIGAVLIGVLACTPVATADRPADSLVANQALEWNQIFIDTLIATNTANAFSQRLGAIVHSAMFDAYNGIERRYTRIHEERTAPRGASRRAAVVAAAYTTLAQLFPTRQADLELIYSASLAALSDDDGNGGRSRELGVAWGMEVALGILAWRSTDGFGEPYPSFSGGTTVGQWRPTPPAFGPMSAQGLAFTAAFVLPSLAQFDPGPPRGLTSATYGEDFDAVKALGRRIGSTRTADQTALAVFWEGNASVHWNQAANQIARANDLSLSESVRLLAVLNVAMADTAFATWRAKRHYGADASEVTWRPVTAIPLADSDGNPATSADADWLPLVNTPSHPEFPAGHPSQNGAAATVLLSYFDDAQTFTLTTSTQPSRTYTSISKARADGNDARVWGGMHYPSTVRASDGNGEAIARYVNEYAMQSVHGSH
- a CDS encoding DUF3011 domain-containing protein codes for the protein MHHASSIGPLPSALGMSILLCLAGALLPASALARQSQGSQSAATVITCVSTNAERKVCPADTAAGVALLRSTGQGTCLLGKTWGYDTAGIWVTESCGGEFALGATAEATGGDEFVGTFEPYGQLRTHLAAYDDTAEVQDNATRVGINFRTRGSVKMFAGTEWGVNLVQSDTQFNLSASGNGDFGVVETDTSPVFIARLGFIGVDFGPVGRVAIGKQGSVHYDITSYTTDRFNVFGGQGTSTYVAGTDGGATGTGRADRVVNYRNTLFKILDVGVQGQFRGGKESDGAGGSVQLTVLPGVKFGGAYTHTNWSQNTRNLVQGLRGDGEYAALGTRIDWRAFQMGLVYSHQDNGDMVQVPFEDIVTPVAFDADGVELFLQGRIKRLGLIGGFTYQDPKVRDTLLDPDFNTKYAILGAEWFVARTAKIYTESKIDLDSVSPTGASGDSVFTIGFRYDFAFRVSHK